Proteins encoded in a region of the Coregonus clupeaformis isolate EN_2021a chromosome 9, ASM2061545v1, whole genome shotgun sequence genome:
- the LOC121573741 gene encoding non-POU domain-containing octamer-binding protein, whose translation MQGNWGHRGEQQNHGPSRHQMENQKKPGDNSNGQHADEQESPNAGITIDLQNFRKPGEKTYTQRSRLFVGNLPTGVTEAEVEKLFSKYGKAAEIFINKDRGFGFIRLETKTVAEIAKAELDETSFRGRQLRVRFATHGAALAVRNLPQFISNELLEEAFSFFGQIERAIVIVDDRGRPTGKGIVEYTAKPAARKALDRCADGAFLLTAFPRPVTVEPMEQFDEDEGLPERIVNKNQVFHKEREHPPRFAQPGTFEYEYAMRWKALLEMEKQQYEQVDRNIKEAQEKLEQEMEAARHEHQVVLMRQDLLRRQEELRRMEELHNQELQKRKQMELRQEEERRRREEEMRMHTEERMRRQQEGFKGNFPGNEMRMHMQGQGMNRNSMGGGEGKPSGPNPGAANMPAENPPLMGAGNDIMPVGGQPGFPRAPGQGPADFANKRRRF comes from the exons ATGCAAGGAAACTGGGGCCACCGTGGTGAACAGCAGAATCATGGCCCATCTAGACACCAGATGGAGAATCAGAAAAAACCTGGAGATAACAGCAATGGACAGCATGCAGATGAGCAGGAGAGCCCAA ATGCTGGGATTACCATAGATCTACAGAACTTCAGGAAACCTGGAGAGAAGACTTACACTCAGCGTAGCCGTCTCTTTGTGGGAAATTTACCAACTGGTGTTACAGAGGCAGAGGTGGAGAAGTTGTTTTCCAAGTATGGCAAGGCAGCTGAGATTTTCATCAACAAGGACAGGGGGTTTGGATTCATTAGATTG GAGACAAAAACAGTGGCTGAGATTGCTAAAGCCGAACTTGATGAAACCTCATTCAGAGGCAGACAGTTGCGCGTGCGGTTTGCGACACATGGTGCTGCTCTAGCTGTGAGGAATTTGCCACAGTTCATTTCCAATGAGCTCCTGGAAGAGGCTTTCTCCTTCTTTGGCCAGATCGAAAGGGCCATAGTTATAGTGGATGATAGAGGGAGACCCACAGGAAAAGGGATTGTGGAATACACAGCCAAGCCTGCGGCAAGGAAGGCTTTGGATAGGTGTGCAGATGGAGCCTTTCTATTGACCGC ATTCCCCAGGCCAGTAACAGTCGAGCCAATGGAGCAGTTTGATGAGGATGAGGGACTGCCAGAGAGGATTGTGAACAAAAACCAAGTTTTTCACAA GGAGCGGGAGCATCCACCGAGGTTTGCTCAGCCAGGGACATTTGAGTATGAGTATGCCATGCGCTGGAAGGCCCTGTTGGAGATGGAGAAGCAACAGTATGAGCAGGTGGACAGGAACATCAAGGAGGCTCAGGAGAAGCTGGAGCAGGAAATGGAGGCAGCCAGACATGAGCACCAGGTTGTCCTGATGAGACAAG ACCTGCTGAGGCGTCAGGAGGAGTTGAGGAGAATGGAGGAGCTCCATAATCAGGAGCTGCAGAAGAGGAAGCAGATGGAGTTGCGTCAGGAAGAGGAGCGtcgcaggagggaggaggagatgaggatgCACACCGAGGAGAGGATGAGGCGGCAGCAGGAGGGCTTCAAGGGGAACTTCCCTGGAAAT GAGATGCGGATGCACATGCAAG GTCAAGGAATGAACAGAAACTCAATGGGTGGTGGTGAAGGAAAGCCTAGCGGGCCCAACCCTGGAGCTGCCAACATGCCTGCCGAGAACCCCCCTTTAATG GGGGCAGGAAACGACATCATGCCTGTAGGAGGCCAGCCTGGCTTCCCAAGGGCCCCCGGCCAAGGCCCTGCTGATTTTGCCAACAAGCGTCGCAGATTCTAA